The Salvelinus alpinus chromosome 3, SLU_Salpinus.1, whole genome shotgun sequence genome segment TGATAGATATTTAACGTATTATTTCTTTGATGGAAGATAATACTTTTGTTTTTACGTGACCTCAATAACAGATTTTTAGGTAACTTTAAATAATTGGTGGTTTACTGTGTTACTGTATGTCAATATcttaaattattaaaatgattaTTACAATGGCAATGAACACAACATCATTTGATCATTCATTGAGGTTTTATTGAAAAAAGTAACAATATAATAGCatgtacaataataataatattattaataaTATAAAATCTGTACATTCCATTGTTTTGCAGTACAGCTGGAAGACTCTGATACAAAATGACTgcaacagggagggagggggtctatGTACAAGAAAAGGAACATTTTAGCCGAATGGCCTTCAGTCAAAGAAATAGGAGATAGATTTGCCATAATGCAAACTCTATAGGCTTTCAATAGATCTTATTAATATGCCTAGGTTACAGTACTGTTGGCTTAGTTTAAACCATGTTTTCCAATCCAAGATTCCCAAGTAAAACAACAAACAactaaaaatgaaaaataaaataatatttgaTATCAAGGCATGGTAATCCTTAGGCATACTCTGGATATAAGTACACGTTCATGAACAGCAAAGACATTGATAGGGTATGATAGAGGGGTAGATGCATTGTATTTTATAGTCTCCTTATTTAAAGAGACTTTAGGAGAAGATATTCTCTTTTTGTGATGGCAGAATTGTGGATGACTAAAGTACTAAGACGAAActgatgttttgttgttttgcttaAACATATTTTTTACTGAAAAATAACTATTGTAACACTGTACTTGAGTTATTTTCTGAGCATGTGCTAACACCTAAAAAAAACAGTTAAAACATGTTGCTGATCTAGTCTAGTCTGGCTTATATCTTTGGCTTTGAATATGAAAATGACGGTAACACTTGTTACTACTGAAAGCCTCTCATCATAAGAGCCACATAACTTTGCGTATCATAACTGCATCACAGTGAGATTGATTAAGTCGTATGCTGAATGGGTTCCAATTAAGTGCTATGAACACTTCTAAAAGGAGtgtttgaaaataaatatttcctctacatttttttttctttcgaaAAATGCTCTACTTCTACCATTAACAAATGGATGAGACACTCAACAATTATTATGATGATAATAATACTCTTTGGCTTCTTCTGTTATCAAACCCTACAAAATGCAACAACGTAGCAGCACTTTTTGAGAACATTTGTATGCTCATTTTCACTCCCCTTTGTCTTGTAGACGTTAACTCAGTTATGCTAAATTTCAATACTAATACCACCCTGCTCATTTCcttcacacaaaacagaaaacaggcATGTTTCTATTGAATTGACCAGCATTGAACGGCCCTttcatgtacagtatgttatgttgTATGTCTGTTATGAGACCAGCTCAAATAACAAAAGTCCATACAGGTTCAAATATCTGCTTTGGATAAGTACTGTATTGAAGTAGCAGTTCATATTAAAAGGTATCAAATTGATAAtctagtttttttggggggggggtttgttCCGCTACTttacaacagctgcatagtattTTCTCCAATAGGTTAAAGCTACATTGATCGACATTTCCTTTGATGCAATTCACTAAAGCCTTCAAAGATCGCCCAGTTCACTGCAACATGAGGCTCTAGTCAAAGGCAAAATCAGTTGTGCATTCACTGGAAAATTGGTGATAAATTCCAATCTCATTATAAGGAAAAAGGGCTGAATTGCAGCTTAATTGTTTGGATAAACATTAAATAACTTTATAGTACTTTAGAGATGGTTGCCCATGATCAATTAAAAAGTGCAAATTAGCTAAATACAAACGTATTTGGTTTTCACTCTGAAAGAGCAGAACTTTCAAAATGTTTCTCTTACTCTATGGGTGGACATCTTTGTATGTTTTCCCCCAGTTTCTCTGAAACGAGAAAGTAGAGAATTTGCATATAGCAGCATTTTTCTTTTCAACTAAAGGGCAGTGAATAGAAATCAAAACTACAGTTCTTAAAACCATCTTGTTCATTATTTGCTggacagatacacagagacatgCCTGCTAATTTCAAGTCATTATATCTAACATCCCTTCCAATGTTATACGTCATTGTTTTAAGAAACTATTACATACAAGTCCCCGGCTACCCCGTTCCCACAGCAGTACCGTCGGCATGAATCTGTCCTTTACACAAGGCCCAGCTCAGCTCAATGTGCCTTTTAGAACAACAAGACGTGATTCTAGAATCAGAAACTTCTTCTCTGTGAGGTGGTTTGAAGTCTCTGCAcagttatatttcagattctcgCCTCAGGGGCCTGGGCTCTAGTGGCACAGTGGCCTGGTGATGTGCAGAGTCTGAGATATTGTCTGTGTGAGTTACGTCTGGGCCCACGCTACCCCCGTTCCCCTCGTCCGTCTCCTCTTTGTTAGTCAGCGCCACCTCGTTCTCGTAACAGAAGGAGTTGGACAGGATGTATTTTTTCTCTGCCAGGTCTCTGGCACTGCACAGCGGAGTGCTGGGCACCTCGTAAGTCTTATGAAAGCGAGAGTAGTCCACCTTGTAGTAGCTCTTCTCCTCGAAGAGCACTGGGTCAAAGCGGTGGCCCCAGAGGATCTCGCTGGCCAGGTAGGAGCTGCGGCACTGGGTGGTCATGGCCGTGGCCTCCACCATCCCCTCCAGGATCACCACGATCTCAAACTCGGACGTCTCCAGCTGTTGCTTGCTCATGTCATAGAATGGGCTGTCCTCGCTGATCTCGTGGACGATGGTGATGGGGGACACCAGGAAGATACGGTCGACTCCGCTGTCGAAGCCCACGTCGATGTCCACTTGGTCCAGAGGGATGAACTCCCCCTCTGCAGTGGTGCGCGACTTGAGGAGCTGTGCCCGAACGTGGGCCTCCACAAGGTGGCTTTTCCTCAGGTTCCCCACGCGCCACATTAGACACAGCTTGTTGTCCCTCATGGCCACTGTAGCGTTGTGGCTGAACACCAGCGTCTCGTTCCTCTTCTTGGGCTTGGCCATCTTGGCCATGACGGCGCCGATGATGAAGGCGTCAATGATACAGCCCACAATGCTCTGGAAGACCaccatgaagaccgccacaggacaCTCGTCGGTTACATAGCGGTAGCCATAGCCGATGGTGGTCTGGGTCTCGATGGAGAAGAGGAAGGCTGCGGTAAAACTACTAACGTTGGAGACGCACTTCTGGGCGTCGTTCTCCAGGTCCCCGTGGAAGATGGCGACCAGCCAGAAGACACAGCCGAAGAACAGCCACGACAGGAGGAACGCTAGGCAGAAGATGACGAACATCCACCGCCAGCGGATGTCCACACAGGTCGTAAAGATGTCGGCGAGATAACGCTGGCCCTTCTCAGAGACATTGATGAACTGCACGTTGCAGTGACCGTCCTTCTTGACAAAGCGGCTCTGGGGCTGGTGCCTCGTGTGCACCTTGCCCTTGCCGTACCCGTTGGGCACTGGCGCAGTGGCCAACTTCATGCCGTGCTCCTCGGTTGACACTATGCTGTAGCGGTTGGCTCGCACACTTCCCATCACCTCGTTCTGGTGGGAGGGCTGTGGCGCTGCTTCTGCTTTGGAAAACAGTCTGAGTTTTTGGAAAAAGCGTTGGAGAAACAGTTTTGAAACGCTAAGGGGGACCAACTCAAGCAGGAAATGGGGTGGTGAAGTGAGGCGGACAgggggacggagggaggaggagacaaagcctctctctctctcggtccttGACGGCCTCTGGTATCCACAGGGCTGAGGATGATGAGTTGATCAGTGCTCTCCCATCGGGCGACCGGACCTCAGCAATGATGTATGCTGAGGGAAAAAGAGATAGGAAGGTGTTAGACTTACTGACGGTGTCAAAGAACGGATACAGAGGTAAGAATCTATTAGTAATGATACGAGTCATGATAAAAGCAATAAGAACTCAATGTCCTTATTTAAAGGTTACAGCTTCCAATCTGAACTCTGTACATGAAATAGTCACCAACTGTCATGGATTATTATATCATTATCCCATCGATTACCATGTAGTGTGTGCAGCCTGAAAATACCATCAAATACTGTATACCCAAGAGCAAGAACAAGCACGTCTCCTCAAGCCAACAATATTTCATTCAGTTATGACAAAATAACAACCGTATTCAACCCCGATCCTGGCTTTTCCACTCTCCACTGAGAGAGGTTACAGAGTAATAGGAGTAAGGTCCCACTGATGGTCATTCACAAAGCATACTTGTTTTTGTTGGCCTCAGTGTCGACAAGATAATTTCTTGTTGGATTGTGGGTTACGGTGTTTCTACGGGATCCCATGTACGGGATTCTTTGGACTATTTTCAAGTTCTCAACCTACCGTTACTGTTAACTGACGACTGATCATCGTCGGATGCACATGTCACTTTCAAAATGTTATATTTACCAGCACATTTGTTGCAACATGGAAGAGGAAATAACAGTCTTGAATGATTGGTTTAATATTGCTTAACAAGCAGGCCCGTCACTTCCACTGTGAAGTAGGGTTGTCAGTAGGCCCGTCACCTGTCAAGTAGGCCCGTCACTTCCACTCTGTGAAGTAGGGTTGTCAGTAGGCCCGTCACCTGTCAAGTAGGCCCGTCTCTTCCACTCTGTGAAGTAGGGTTGTCAGTAGGCCCGTCACCTGTCAAGTAGGCCCGTCACTTCCACTCTGTGAAGTAGGGTTGTCAGTAGGCCCGTCACTTCCACTCTGTGAAGTAGGGTTGTCACGACAGTAGGGTTGTCAcaataccagtatcgcgatactaCAATACCTAATTTTCCATGGATAAAACTATTTGGTCCTTTAAGAAACCTACTGTAGGTaacatattgtgtgctatagcttggaaaataaacatGTGATTCTGGTTGACAACATAAGGCTGCTCGTTTCCATCATTAGAACATTTTCCTTAGGAAATGTTGTccgcttcatgttttgtttccttgccacgatacctcTGAGTATCGCAATACTTTTACTGTGACAACCCTACCGTGAAGACGGCCACACCAGCCTGTTTGTCACATTTCACGGTGCATGCACCACTCCTCCTGACTCATTGCCCACTGGTGCATTCTTAATGTCCATTTTCACATACCTTGCTAATCACAACCATACCCATTAAAACCAGTAGATGTTGATAGCGCTGACTTCATCCACGTATTCCAATGGAAAACTCCCAACGGCTCATGAAGCCGTAAGTATTTGAATTTGAAGCTCGCCATATGGCTAAATGGGGCTGAGTGGcaccaacaaaacaaaaattcTAAGGATCATGGAGAAAGTGGTCGTAACTAACAATGGATCATGGTTGATGTAATCGTTTTCATCATGCCTGAGAGTCAACTCAACGCTGCTAGATGACGTCGGCGTCAATAACGGAAGCCCCATAGACATTGGTTAGCCCCTCCATCTCCACTTGACAGGCTCGTTGAATCTGCGCTCTCATCGGGAAAGCACATCACAACCCCTTAGGTGCACGTGCAAAGAGTGTGCATGAGGGCACAAGCCTCCTCGTAGCCTGCCAGCCTGTGATTGGTCTGTGCCAGCACGTGGTCCTGTGTGACAACAAGTGTCGTCAGAATGGATCACCATTTAATTAAATATCTTGATTTGTAGCAAACTTTTTAATAATTAACTGTGTGGATTGAACTTCATCAAAATAAATTAATTTTACAGGCCAAAACGGCCGtcaacattttttattgtttggcCGGTCTGGCTATCGTAATTTACACAGGCTTTCTAGGGCAGACCAGGGCTTTTGGCACCGTGTAGTGGTGCTTGGTGTTTTCAGGTAGTAATGATGCGTTTTTAAATGGGGTGTCAGTGGTACAGAAATAACAGTTATTCCATTTGCTGTGTGACTTGACTACACAAATGTTTGTGGAAACTTTCCCGATTAGTGGGGAAATGTGAACATGAAAGTGTACACAGTATCCCTCTTTCTCTGGCTCATGTGTGCATTTGAGGGCATCAATGTAACTTGCTGACTCACAGAGTCCTCTGGGACTTCATCTTCTCTCAGCAGCAAAATGGCTTATGACAAAAGGGGGCTCTAACTCTGGGAGGGCTCTAACTCTGGCACTACTGTAACACCACTCATTAAAAGAGAGCCCTTCCTGCCTGTGTCTGCTCTGTTATACATGTCCTAGCCATGGTTGCAACGGACATTGTGAACgcttttgttttgtttggttATTTTTTTTCCATTTACAAGAAATGTATTGAATTTAGTAAAGACTTTTGGGAGATTTGATGATATGAGAGTCAATGATGAAAATGGACATGAGTGCGtcaggaaaatatatattttctttgtgTTCCCTTGTTTGCAATACTTAAATCCCCAAATATAATTACTTTACACAGAGTAAACACATCAGAGATGTTTAGCTATGATTAGACTGCAGTCTCTCTTAAGTTAATTTACAAAGATTTCTGTAGTGTGTAGAATGACTTcagatatttatttttatgtttctaAGTAAGtttaaagatggaatccgcacTAGGGGAAACTGCACCACTGTCCGCCCCATGGCTGTTATTGTTTTGTTGACGAAACAGAGGTGGGGAGCATTGTGCATCAAGAAAAAAAAAATGGCAGTACATATGCTGCTGTTCTATAACACTTGCAATGACTGTTCAAGGGAAAAGAAAACATTGCTCATTGTTTGCAGTAatctctttgttgttgtaatatcacaAACGGACGTGGACGTTTCACTATTAAGGATTCGATCTTTAAAGTGTGATGTCTGCAGTATCAGCTCCTAGAATTAGTCCTAAAATCTCTTATTAAATTGGATCTCAAAAAGCATGTTGGTGATGAGTGGAGTTAAGAGCACCTCTGTCATCAAACTTGGGCATTATTTGGGGAAGTTTGCATTGTTGGCAGTAATCAGTAATATGACATGCAAAGTCAGTCAACATTACAACCTCTCTTCAATGAATATCAATTAGGATGATTGTCTGGTTTACACAATACTTGATTAATAGGAATTTCAGTGTCGAAATTGAATAGATAAGGCTGTTTTGTTTCCTTTGTTCATTTAGATTTTGTGATTTGACAGGATCCTTCATTTTGTGTTGCTTTTAGGAAGATTAATAGATACTAAACAGCGATATTCCTATCTGTTTTTATGGCACCATGATAACAGAATGGAAAAGTATAACTGTCTATTATTCTATTATTACAGACCCTTTTTGATCAGTGGGATAATTATGCTCTGTGGAAAATGGAATCACAGTACTCATGGACTGGCCTAATCTGAGAGATGTATATATAGTGCCAACATCCACTGGAAACAATGTCATGGTTGAAGTTTTTCTGCAGAAACAGAATTTACAGAATTTACGGTAACCCTGACCTACTGCCAGCGCACAGTTGTTCACGGGTGCCTAAGGGATGGTCTTGCAATTGTTACAGTGCTACTATACCTCTGCAgccacacacaaaaaaacgtaTTTTACAATGTTTAATTTACGACTACCATTTTAACATACAATAAAATATGTCTCTACAGCCAGGCTCCAAGCGGCACTCAAAATAAGGCAAATGCCATCTACAAATACGAACAGGTGCGGCCTAAAAAAATGGGAACCAACTGCGTCTTTCAAACATTCAATTCAGACAAGTTAGAACTGTAGGCCTACAAGCATATCTGTTTACATGGATAATATAGGGCCTATGACTTACAATGATTGCATGGcaaatgtaaaatgttgtttTGCATATATTTGTAAGAAGTGTAGCCTATTGCATCATACATGTATGAATCAGCCCACGCATAAACATGACATGTTTATCGCACTTAAACGTATTATGATGGGTTTAAATAGTTAGATCAAATGATTAAAATTCATAAACAATGATGAATAGCAGTTATATACTCTGCAAGCTATCAGCCACAGTGGGTATGACTTTGTCGTGTAAATCGCCCGTATCCCTACTCCCCTGCGCCGCGCATCCATTCAAGTGCCACTGTTGCTCGCTTTTCAAATAGGCCTagagatcaaataaaataaaaccgaGTCTATTGAGTTGGCTAATAGTTATGTAATAGACTCCAGTATTCTTCCATGTCATGCATTCAGCATCATCAACTTCCCCAAAAGTTTGATACGAATTGCTAGAAAGAGGTTTTTAAACCTACCAGTTGCTCATTTGTAGACCGGATCAACGGACAGTTTAAATTATATTCCAGAAGTTATGTTCTCTGGTATCCACACTTTTCAAACCATTTGTTTCTGTTTTTAAGTAGTTGCCTTGTTATGATGACAGCAATAACCGACAGTCCCTCATGTCACTAAAATGACTGGTCTTGATAATGTGGTTCGCAAATAGTTCGCCAGAGCAATTTAAATAGCGTATACCGGCATGCTCCGCCTTCTGGTCCATACCCAACCAATAGTATTACAGAGACGAAAACGCGCTCATATAGTCGGTTGATACACTTACACTGCTGTTTGAAACGTGTGAGAAATTCCATAGACTACAGACTGAAAGTGGTGTTTGGGGAGACATGTCAGGGGTTTGGATAAGGAAGGTCGTGCTTAACACCAACTTGGTAGTTTAGTGGTGTTAATTAATATTGATTATCGATAATTCGTTTTAGGGTTGCCGGGGATGGTGGGTTCATTTTAAGCAGAACACAGGAACATAATTTCACCCAAAGGGTATCTTTTTATAGTCTAAACCCCTCCGCCGTGACAAGTTATAAAACTCTCCTAAATGTTCTACAATGTCCAGGCAATAATGTTAGGCTACTGTCAAATAATAAAGAGTTGTTAGAAATTAAAAGAATGAATCAAACTTGTTATGCACTGTTGTCTTCAAAAGGTTCCATTACCTATACACAAGTTGAAACAGTTTATCTATTTGCCTGCTGCTTCACATTATCCAATCTGAAGATATTCCCCTAAATTTGACCCTCTCAATAAAATACACTTAAATATACATTATTCTTGATCTGTTTATCTAGGATATTTCCATGGTATCTAGAGCCTATGGTAAAATGCAAATGTATTTAGTAGGAAAAAGTTGTTCTAACTTCCAATGTTATATTTTGGTTATCTTCCTCCACTATAAAAGTTCTGAGGATGTTTATGCCTCAAAAGTTTAATTTTAGGTCAAGATCTGTCTGTCTTGCTCCACAGCTGTTTCAGTTGGATGCCATAAGAGCAGGATGCTTACTAATGATAAGCTCTGACCCATATCCTACCTCCTTTTCTGCACATATTGAACTGTTTATTTGTGCTATATGTCAGTGGCTCTATTAATAGCAGGTCATATATTTAGCTACCCGAACTTGCTGTGTGAGTTCTGAGTTGGCCATCGGCACTCAGCGTATGTTTGCTTTTCATGCCCAATCTACAACTACAGGAGTCAGAAAAACAGTCATGCTGCTCAGGGCCACAAGGTGGAGAGCACGAGACTGATATTGGAACATGATTGGTCCCCACATGAGCTCTCCTGTGACGCTGTGGGGAGGAGGTATGAGTGAGAAACATGGAGAGATGTCCATCAACTTGCATTCACTCTATATTGCCATGGTGCCATATCTGTGTCCATGTTTGTGCCCTATGACCTCTCATATGATTGTCCTATGACTTAAAGAAGATATTGGGTAAGTAGGCCTATCAATCTCAATGTTCAGCTTGCTGTTTATGAGCCATCGTGACAGTGTAGTTACAGTAACTGTTTTAGATGTTACACCACATGTTTTGTATATCTTGGACAATATTATAGTTTTTTGATAGATTTATTATCCTCTTAAAAAACATACTGCCTTAATGACATTATGGCTTTAAACATCCCTGTAAAATCGAAGCAACTGAAAGGCACGTACAGAGACAGTGTGATCTGCTTCCTTCACATCAAAGTTCCCTTGTCATTCCTCGCCTTTGTTCTTACAGACATGGACCAGATTCATCAGATGCCAGGTGCTGCACTGCCACCAATGACACGGAGGTGGGTACTGTAAATGCCAGGTATTGTACTTCAGGGTATTGGGCTGCAGTGTGGGTCCAGTGGAAAGAGGCATGCCAGACTAACAGGTGTTTACACCACAGTGACCACAATATGTCTCTAAATAAATATGTACCCACTCAATTCCAAGTTAAATAATACTGATGATTCTTCAGTAACGTATTAAGAGACAAAGTAACATGAGTCATGATTATTACTACTTTCTGCATATTCAAGGAAATACATTTAGTCACTCATGATACACTGATGATTGATTTGTCAATGATGAAACTACCAACAACAAAACACCCCCACCTTCAGTGCATCTACAtctagtaaaaataaaaatagagagTGTTCAATTTAACAATGTTTCAGAGTCTATACAGGTCCACACTTTCCAGTGTTCAATTACCACACTGattagtgtaaagccttatttattttttgttgttaattttacctttatttaactaggcaagtcagttaagaacaaattcttattttcaatgatggcctagaaaca includes the following:
- the LOC139571225 gene encoding inward rectifier potassium channel 2-like — protein: MGSVRANRYSIVSTEEHGMKLATAPVPNGYGKGKVHTRHQPQSRFVKKDGHCNVQFINVSEKGQRYLADIFTTCVDIRWRWMFVIFCLAFLLSWLFFGCVFWLVAIFHGDLENDAQKCVSNVSSFTAAFLFSIETQTTIGYGYRYVTDECPVAVFMVVFQSIVGCIIDAFIIGAVMAKMAKPKKRNETLVFSHNATVAMRDNKLCLMWRVGNLRKSHLVEAHVRAQLLKSRTTAEGEFIPLDQVDIDVGFDSGVDRIFLVSPITIVHEISEDSPFYDMSKQQLETSEFEIVVILEGMVEATAMTTQCRSSYLASEILWGHRFDPVLFEEKSYYKVDYSRFHKTYEVPSTPLCSARDLAEKKYILSNSFCYENEVALTNKEETDEGNGGSVGPDVTHTDNISDSAHHQATVPLEPRPLRRESEI